A part of Myxococcus landrumus genomic DNA contains:
- a CDS encoding M15 family metallopeptidase gives MPRANFSRIDLDLVYLPFVAVSLEVIARCEARGVRYVATYGFRTLDEQSELRRLFLAGKGGKASAAGLSAHNYGLAFDFVCDAGSKPGVQPDWRLPAYRVLGEETAKAGLVWGGRFGDAPHVQWPGYVSALQLTPLRTLTERSSVAAVWAQLDNERGSPTWRAANPRLAADLARLGF, from the coding sequence ATGCCTCGCGCAAACTTCAGCCGCATCGACCTGGACCTCGTCTACCTGCCATTCGTCGCGGTCTCCCTGGAGGTCATCGCACGCTGCGAGGCCCGGGGCGTCAGGTACGTCGCGACCTATGGCTTTCGCACTCTCGACGAGCAGTCCGAGCTGAGGCGCCTCTTCCTCGCGGGCAAGGGGGGCAAGGCGTCTGCGGCGGGGCTGTCGGCTCACAACTACGGGCTCGCCTTCGACTTCGTCTGTGACGCGGGCTCGAAGCCCGGGGTCCAACCCGACTGGCGCCTTCCGGCCTATCGCGTGCTCGGCGAGGAGACAGCCAAGGCCGGGCTGGTCTGGGGCGGGCGGTTTGGAGACGCGCCCCATGTCCAGTGGCCGGGCTACGTGAGCGCCCTACAGCTCACCCCGCTGCGCACGCTGACCGAAAGGAGTTCCGTCGCGGCGGTGTGGGCGCAGCTCGACAACGAACGCGGCTCGCCGACCTGGCGCGCTGCAAATCCCCGGCTTGCGGCCGACCTGGCGCGGCTGGGCTTCTAA